The Mycolicibacterium lutetiense genome window below encodes:
- the qcrA gene encoding cytochrome bc1 complex Rieske iron-sulfur subunit, with protein sequence MTDNKPKIPTDAELAEMSREELVELGGKIDGVETIFKEPRWPVAGTKAEKRSERLVAYWLLLGGLSGLALLVIFLFWPWEYQPFGSEGEFLYSLATPLYGLTFGLSILAIGIGAVLFQKKFIPEEISVQDRHDGRSPELDRKTIAANLTDAMEGSTVKRRKLIGLSLGIGLGAFGAGTLVAFIGGLIKNPWKPVVPTAEGKKAELWTSGWTPRFHGETIYLARATGRPGSSPFVKMRPEDLDAGGMETVFPWRASDGDGTTVESEHHLTAISMGVRNPVMLIRIKPADMSRVVKRKGQESFNFGELFAYTKVCSHLGCPSSLYEQQTYRILCPCHQSQFDALHFAKPIFGPAARALAQLPITIDKDGYLVANGDFVEPVGPAFWERKS encoded by the coding sequence ATGACCGACAACAAGCCGAAGATCCCGACCGACGCCGAACTGGCCGAGATGTCGCGTGAGGAGCTCGTCGAGCTCGGCGGCAAGATCGACGGCGTCGAGACCATCTTCAAGGAGCCGCGCTGGCCGGTCGCAGGGACCAAGGCCGAGAAGCGCAGCGAGCGCCTGGTCGCCTACTGGCTTCTGCTCGGCGGCCTTTCGGGTCTGGCGCTGTTGGTGATCTTCCTGTTCTGGCCGTGGGAATACCAGCCCTTCGGTTCGGAGGGTGAGTTCCTCTACTCGCTGGCCACCCCGCTGTACGGCCTCACTTTCGGCCTGTCGATCCTGGCGATCGGCATCGGCGCGGTGCTGTTCCAGAAGAAGTTCATTCCCGAGGAGATCTCGGTCCAGGACCGCCACGACGGGCGCTCCCCCGAGTTGGACCGCAAGACCATCGCGGCCAACCTGACCGACGCCATGGAGGGCTCGACCGTCAAGCGCCGCAAGCTGATCGGCTTGTCGCTGGGTATCGGTCTCGGTGCATTCGGCGCCGGCACACTGGTGGCCTTCATCGGCGGGTTGATCAAGAACCCGTGGAAGCCCGTGGTTCCCACCGCCGAAGGCAAGAAGGCCGAGTTGTGGACCTCAGGGTGGACGCCTCGGTTCCACGGCGAGACGATCTACCTGGCCCGCGCAACCGGACGGCCCGGCTCGTCGCCGTTCGTGAAGATGCGGCCCGAGGACCTCGACGCCGGTGGCATGGAAACCGTTTTCCCGTGGCGGGCGTCGGACGGCGACGGCACCACCGTCGAGTCCGAGCATCACCTGACCGCAATCTCGATGGGTGTCCGTAACCCGGTCATGTTGATCCGCATCAAGCCGGCCGACATGTCCAGGGTGGTCAAGCGTAAGGGCCAGGAGAGCTTCAACTTCGGTGAGCTGTTCGCCTACACCAAGGTCTGCTCGCACCTGGGTTGCCCCTCGTCGCTGTACGAGCAGCAGACCTACCGGATCCTTTGCCCGTGCCACCAGTCGCAGTTCGACGCGTTGCACTTCGCAAAGCCGATCTTCGGTCCGGCTGCGCGCGCATTGGCGCAGCTGCCCATCACCATCGACAAAGACGGCTACCTGGTCGCCAACGGCGACTTCGTGGAGCCCGTCGGACCGGCATTCTGGGAGCGCAAATCATGA
- the asnB gene encoding asparagine synthase (glutamine-hydrolyzing), translating into MCGLLALVTDPSESSRGDVSPDAGSQLVDAVAGASHLMRHRGPDEPGTWADTSGDAAVVLGFNRLSIIDIAHSHQPLRWGPAEAPDRYALVFNGEIYNYLELREELRAEFGAVFHTDGDGEAIVAAYHHWGAGALSRLRGMFAFAVWDTVERELFCARDPFGIKPLFMATGPGGTAVGSEKKCLLDLADLLGLDLGIDERAVQHYTVLQYVPEPETLHRGIRRLESGSYARLKPGGRPEVTRYFVPKFNAVPFVKGAEQSRYDEITAALEDSVAKHMRADVTVGAFLSGGIDSTATAALAMRHNPRLITFTTGFEREGFSEVDVAVASAEAIGARHVTKVVSQAEFVEALPEIVWYLDEPVADPALVPLFFIAREARKHVKVVLSGEGADELFGGYTIYREPLSLRPFDYLPGPVRKSLGKASKPLPEGMRGKSLLHRGSLTLEERYYGNARSFSDEQLRAVLPGFRPEWTHTDVTGPLYAESRGWDPVARMQHIDLFTWLRGDILVKADKITMANSLELRVPFLDPEVFAVASRLPVDQKITRSTTKYALRRALEPIIPPHVLNRPKLGFPVPIRHWLRAGELMDWAYAMTASSQTDALIDRSVVRTMLDEHRSGVSDHSRRLWTVLIFMLWHAIFVEHSVTPQISEPHYPVQL; encoded by the coding sequence GTGTGCGGACTGCTCGCGTTGGTAACTGACCCATCCGAATCCTCCCGGGGTGATGTCTCCCCCGACGCCGGATCGCAGCTGGTCGACGCGGTGGCGGGCGCTTCCCACCTGATGCGTCACCGGGGCCCCGACGAGCCCGGGACGTGGGCGGATACCAGCGGCGACGCCGCCGTGGTGCTCGGTTTCAACCGGTTGTCGATCATCGATATCGCGCACAGTCACCAGCCGTTGCGCTGGGGACCCGCAGAGGCGCCGGACCGTTACGCGCTCGTCTTCAACGGTGAGATCTACAACTATCTGGAATTGCGTGAGGAGCTGCGCGCGGAGTTCGGTGCGGTATTTCACACCGACGGTGACGGCGAGGCCATCGTCGCGGCCTACCACCACTGGGGCGCCGGCGCACTGAGCCGACTGCGCGGCATGTTCGCGTTCGCGGTGTGGGACACCGTCGAGCGTGAATTGTTCTGCGCCAGGGATCCGTTCGGCATCAAGCCACTGTTCATGGCCACCGGGCCGGGCGGCACCGCGGTGGGCAGCGAGAAGAAGTGCCTGCTGGACCTGGCTGATCTGCTGGGACTCGACCTGGGCATCGACGAGCGGGCCGTGCAGCACTACACCGTGCTGCAGTACGTGCCCGAACCCGAGACGCTGCACCGCGGTATCCGCCGGCTGGAATCAGGCAGCTATGCACGGTTGAAGCCGGGTGGCCGTCCCGAGGTGACCCGCTACTTCGTGCCGAAATTCAATGCGGTGCCGTTCGTCAAGGGTGCCGAGCAGTCCCGCTACGACGAGATCACCGCCGCCCTGGAAGATTCCGTCGCCAAACACATGCGGGCCGATGTGACCGTCGGCGCCTTCCTGTCCGGCGGCATCGACTCGACGGCGACCGCGGCGCTGGCGATGCGCCACAATCCCCGGCTGATCACATTCACCACCGGATTCGAACGCGAGGGCTTCTCCGAGGTGGACGTGGCCGTCGCGTCCGCGGAAGCCATCGGCGCCCGGCATGTCACCAAGGTCGTCAGCCAGGCGGAGTTCGTCGAGGCGTTGCCCGAGATCGTCTGGTATCTGGACGAACCGGTGGCCGACCCGGCCCTGGTGCCGCTGTTCTTCATCGCCCGCGAGGCCCGCAAGCACGTGAAGGTGGTGCTGTCCGGCGAGGGTGCCGACGAGTTGTTCGGCGGTTACACGATCTACCGGGAACCGTTGTCCCTGAGGCCTTTCGACTACCTGCCGGGGCCGGTGCGCAAGTCGCTGGGCAAGGCGTCCAAACCGCTGCCGGAGGGGATGCGCGGCAAGAGTCTGCTGCACCGCGGTTCGCTGACGCTCGAGGAGCGGTACTACGGCAATGCCCGTAGCTTCTCCGATGAGCAGCTACGGGCGGTACTGCCGGGCTTCCGGCCGGAATGGACGCACACCGACGTCACCGGTCCGCTGTACGCCGAATCGCGCGGCTGGGATCCGGTCGCCCGGATGCAGCATATCGACCTGTTCACCTGGCTGCGGGGCGACATCCTGGTCAAGGCCGACAAGATCACCATGGCCAACTCGCTGGAACTGCGGGTGCCGTTCCTGGACCCAGAGGTTTTCGCGGTGGCCTCCCGGCTGCCGGTCGATCAGAAGATCACCCGCTCGACGACCAAGTACGCACTGCGCCGCGCACTGGAGCCGATCATTCCGCCCCACGTGCTGAACCGCCCGAAGCTGGGCTTCCCGGTGCCGATCCGGCATTGGCTGCGCGCCGGCGAGCTGATGGACTGGGCGTACGCCATGACGGCGTCCTCCCAAACCGACGCCCTGATCGATCGGTCCGTGGTCCGCACCATGCTCGACGAGCACCGCAGCGGCGTCAGCGATCACAGCCGCCGGCTGTGGACCGTGCTGATCTTCATGCTGTGGCACGCCATCTTCGTCGAGCACAGCGTGACCCCGCAGATCTCCGAACCGCACTACCCGGTACAGCTCTAG
- the qcrC gene encoding cytochrome bc1 complex diheme cytochrome c subunit, with the protein MTSKSRRRLRRRLSAGILLLVGLSVAGGVAATLTPTPQVAVADESQSALLRTGKQLFDTSCISCHGANLQGVPDRGPSLIGTGEAAVYFQVSTGRMPAMRGEAQAPAKPEHFDEDQIDALGAFVQANGGGPTLMRNEHGGVAQESLIGSDVARGGDLFRLNCASCHNFTGKGGALSSGKYAPDLSDAKPAQIYTAMLTGPQNMPKFSDRQLSPEEKRDIVAYVRESAQTPSYGGYGLGGFGPGPEGMAMWIIGMVAAIGIAMWIGARA; encoded by the coding sequence ATGACCAGCAAGTCGCGCCGACGACTGCGCCGACGACTGTCAGCAGGGATCCTGCTGCTGGTCGGCCTGTCAGTCGCAGGTGGTGTTGCGGCCACGCTGACGCCCACACCGCAGGTCGCGGTTGCCGACGAATCGCAGTCGGCGCTGCTGCGCACGGGTAAGCAACTGTTCGACACGTCGTGCATTTCCTGCCACGGCGCCAACCTGCAGGGTGTGCCCGATCGTGGGCCCAGCCTGATCGGCACCGGCGAGGCTGCGGTGTACTTCCAGGTGTCGACCGGTCGCATGCCCGCGATGCGCGGTGAGGCCCAGGCACCCGCCAAGCCCGAGCACTTCGACGAGGATCAGATCGACGCCCTCGGCGCCTTCGTTCAGGCCAACGGTGGCGGCCCCACCTTGATGCGCAATGAGCACGGCGGCGTAGCCCAGGAGTCGCTGATCGGGTCCGACGTGGCCCGCGGTGGCGACCTGTTCCGGCTGAACTGCGCGTCCTGCCACAACTTCACCGGTAAGGGCGGCGCGCTGTCCTCCGGTAAGTACGCACCCGACCTCAGTGATGCCAAGCCGGCACAGATCTACACGGCGATGCTGACCGGGCCGCAGAACATGCCCAAGTTCTCCGACCGGCAGCTGTCGCCGGAAGAGAAGCGCGACATCGTCGCCTACGTCCGCGAGTCGGCTCAGACGCCCAGCTACGGCGGCTACGGACTCGGCGGCTTCGGTCCCGGTCCCGAAGGCATGGCGATGTGGATCATCGGAATGGTCGCCGCTATCGGCATCGCGATGTGGATCGGGGCACGAGCATGA
- a CDS encoding DUF2561 family protein has product MSRPISELDNTDRVLLGACAAVWLAALGAGVAAVVALVDLGRSHPQGSESADTPWLLYTVIGLSVLVIAGAVPLLLRARAQAGNRQPGRRPQPPARSPRPIGGSYRAAPVEMSRYTTGNDAAAAEAVWLRFLLATVCAIGFGAAAIGLGTYLMATGSDVAAWCLYGLAGVVTAGLVALPIVALRQRDSPSV; this is encoded by the coding sequence ATGTCCCGGCCGATCAGCGAACTCGACAACACCGACCGGGTTCTGCTGGGCGCGTGTGCCGCGGTGTGGCTCGCCGCGCTGGGTGCCGGAGTGGCGGCCGTCGTGGCCCTGGTGGACCTGGGCCGCAGCCATCCGCAGGGCTCCGAGAGTGCCGACACTCCCTGGCTGCTGTACACCGTGATCGGCCTGTCGGTGCTGGTGATCGCCGGGGCGGTGCCGCTGTTGCTGCGGGCCCGGGCCCAGGCCGGCAACCGCCAGCCCGGACGGCGGCCCCAGCCGCCGGCTCGCTCACCTCGCCCGATCGGGGGTAGCTACCGGGCTGCGCCGGTCGAGATGAGCCGCTACACCACGGGCAACGACGCTGCCGCGGCCGAGGCGGTGTGGCTCCGGTTCCTCCTGGCGACCGTCTGCGCCATCGGGTTTGGGGCAGCGGCCATCGGGTTGGGCACCTATCTCATGGCAACAGGCAGTGACGTGGCTGCCTGGTGCCTCTACGGCCTGGCCGGTGTGGTCACCGCGGGCCTCGTCGCGCTGCCGATCGTGGCGCTGCGGCAGCGCGACTCACCGTCTGTTTAG
- the qcrB gene encoding cytochrome bc1 complex cytochrome b subunit produces MSPDLAKMAAAQGDAIDSRYHPSAAVRRQLNKVFPTHWSFLLGEIALYSFIVLLITGVWLTLFFDPSMAHVTYDGVYQPLRGVQMSRAYESALQISFEVRGGLFVRQIHHWAALMFAASIMVHMARIFFTGAFRRPREANWVIGSLLLILAMFEGYFGYSLPDDLLSGIGLRAALSSITLGMPIIGTWLHWALFGGDFPGEILIPRLYALHILLLPGIILALIGAHMALVWFQKHTQFPGPGRTEHNVVGVRVMPVFAVKSGAFFALITGVLGLMGGLLTINPIWNLGPYKPSQISAGSQPDFYMMWTEGLARIWPAWEFYPFGHTIPAVVWVALIMGGVFGLLIAYPFIERKVTGDDAHHNLLQRPRDVPVRTAIGAMAIAFYMVLTLAAMNDIIAFKFHISLNATTWIGRIGMVVLPAIVYFVTYRWAISLQRSDRAVLEHGIETGIIKRLPHGAYVELHQPLGPVDDHGHPIPLEYQGAALPKRMNKLGSAGSPGTGSFLFADPAVENDALTEAAHASEHKALTALREQQERNGNGDTNGHH; encoded by the coding sequence ATGAGCCCTGACCTTGCCAAGATGGCAGCCGCCCAAGGCGATGCGATCGATTCGCGCTACCACCCCTCGGCGGCGGTGCGTCGCCAGCTGAACAAGGTGTTCCCCACCCACTGGTCCTTCCTGCTGGGTGAGATCGCGCTGTACAGCTTCATCGTCCTGCTGATCACCGGTGTCTGGCTGACGCTGTTCTTCGATCCGTCGATGGCGCACGTCACCTACGACGGTGTGTACCAACCACTTCGCGGTGTGCAGATGTCGCGGGCCTACGAGTCCGCACTGCAGATCAGCTTCGAGGTGCGCGGCGGTCTGTTCGTCCGCCAGATCCACCACTGGGCCGCACTGATGTTCGCCGCATCGATCATGGTGCACATGGCGCGCATCTTCTTCACCGGTGCGTTCCGCCGCCCACGTGAGGCCAACTGGGTGATCGGCTCGCTGCTGCTCATCCTGGCGATGTTCGAGGGCTACTTCGGTTACTCGCTGCCCGACGATCTGCTGTCCGGTATCGGTCTGCGCGCCGCGCTGTCGTCGATCACCCTGGGCATGCCGATCATCGGCACCTGGCTGCACTGGGCACTGTTCGGCGGTGACTTCCCGGGCGAGATCCTGATCCCGCGCCTCTACGCACTGCACATCCTGCTGCTCCCGGGCATCATCCTGGCCCTCATCGGTGCGCACATGGCGCTGGTGTGGTTCCAGAAGCACACCCAGTTCCCCGGCCCCGGCCGGACCGAGCACAACGTCGTCGGCGTGCGCGTCATGCCGGTGTTCGCGGTGAAGTCGGGTGCGTTCTTCGCCCTGATCACCGGCGTGCTCGGCCTCATGGGTGGCCTGCTGACGATCAACCCGATCTGGAATCTGGGACCGTACAAACCGTCGCAGATCTCGGCCGGTAGCCAGCCCGACTTCTACATGATGTGGACCGAAGGCCTGGCGCGTATCTGGCCGGCATGGGAGTTCTACCCGTTCGGCCACACCATCCCCGCGGTGGTCTGGGTCGCGTTGATCATGGGCGGTGTCTTCGGCCTGCTGATCGCCTACCCGTTCATCGAGCGGAAGGTGACCGGCGACGACGCTCACCACAACCTGCTGCAGCGTCCGCGTGATGTGCCGGTGCGTACCGCAATCGGTGCCATGGCGATCGCGTTCTACATGGTGCTGACCCTGGCCGCGATGAACGACATCATCGCGTTCAAGTTCCACATCTCGCTGAACGCGACCACCTGGATCGGTCGTATCGGCATGGTGGTGCTCCCGGCGATCGTGTACTTCGTCACCTACCGGTGGGCGATCTCCTTGCAGCGCAGCGATCGTGCGGTGCTGGAGCACGGCATCGAGACCGGCATCATCAAGCGCCTGCCGCACGGTGCCTACGTCGAGCTGCACCAGCCTCTGGGACCGGTCGACGATCACGGCCACCCGATCCCGTTGGAGTACCAGGGTGCTGCCCTGCCGAAGCGGATGAACAAGCTCGGGTCGGCCGGTTCACCCGGCACCGGCAGCTTCTTGTTCGCCGATCCGGCCGTCGAGAACGACGCGCTCACCGAGGCCGCACACGCCTCCGAGCACAAGGCACTGACCGCGCTGCGCGAGCAGCAGGAACGAAATGGCAACGGGGACACCAACGGTCATCACTGA
- the ctaC gene encoding aa3-type cytochrome oxidase subunit II: MTPRGLKKVARAALLTIVLGGSALLLSGCSWQDALALGWPTGITPEGKLNRELWIGSVIASFVVGAIVWALIFWSSAFHRKKKGDTELPRQFGYNMPLELALTVIPFLIISVLFYFTVVVQERMLHKDPNPEVVIDVTAFQWNWKFGYQKIDFADGTFDYDGVDAERKAAMTSKPEGKDAHGNEKVGAVHGLNPEDRTYLNFDKIETLGTSTEIPVLVVPVGKRIEFQLNSADVIHGFWVPEFLFKRDVMPQPVANNSDYIFQVSKIEQTGAFVGRCTEMCGTYHSMMNFEVRVVEPADFKAYIDQREAGKTNAEALAAINQPPLATTTHPFDTRRGEQAPQASK; the protein is encoded by the coding sequence GTGACACCTCGCGGGCTTAAGAAGGTGGCCCGAGCGGCGTTGTTGACCATTGTCCTGGGTGGCTCAGCGCTATTGCTGAGCGGCTGCAGCTGGCAGGACGCACTTGCGCTCGGTTGGCCGACCGGAATCACTCCGGAGGGCAAACTCAACCGCGAGCTGTGGATCGGCTCGGTGATTGCGTCCTTCGTGGTGGGCGCCATCGTGTGGGCCCTGATTTTCTGGTCGAGTGCGTTCCACCGGAAGAAGAAGGGCGACACCGAGCTGCCGCGCCAGTTCGGCTACAACATGCCGCTGGAGCTGGCGCTGACGGTCATCCCGTTCCTCATCATCTCGGTGCTGTTCTACTTCACCGTGGTGGTCCAGGAGCGCATGTTGCACAAGGACCCGAACCCCGAGGTCGTCATCGACGTGACTGCCTTCCAGTGGAACTGGAAGTTCGGTTACCAGAAGATCGACTTCGCCGACGGCACGTTCGACTATGACGGTGTCGACGCAGAGCGCAAGGCTGCGATGACGTCCAAGCCGGAGGGCAAGGATGCGCACGGCAACGAGAAGGTCGGCGCGGTGCACGGTCTCAACCCTGAGGACCGCACCTACCTGAACTTCGACAAGATCGAGACCCTGGGCACCTCCACCGAGATTCCGGTGCTGGTGGTTCCGGTGGGCAAGCGCATCGAGTTCCAGCTCAACTCCGCGGACGTGATCCACGGTTTCTGGGTGCCGGAGTTCCTCTTCAAGCGTGACGTGATGCCCCAACCGGTGGCCAACAACTCGGACTACATCTTCCAGGTCAGCAAGATCGAGCAGACCGGCGCATTTGTCGGGCGCTGCACCGAGATGTGCGGTACCTACCATTCGATGATGAACTTCGAGGTCCGGGTCGTCGAACCGGCCGACTTCAAGGCCTACATCGACCAGCGCGAGGCGGGCAAGACCAACGCCGAGGCGTTGGCGGCGATCAACCAGCCGCCGCTGGCAACCACCACGCACCCGTTCGATACCCGACGCGGCGAGCAGGCACCGCAGGCGAGCAAGTAG
- a CDS encoding MmpS family transport accessory protein, with protein sequence MSGPNPPEPGASGSDLPDQPGKHSAPEVPSQVAGAGADDSETDFYSQAYSAPESEQFTSGPYVPADVALYDYDDYDPATELVDTGPPPRWPWVVGITAIIAAVALVTSVGVLVSRDDDTTNLATPQPSSTTSAPPVQDEITTTTPPPPPPPTSEEVPPPPPPETVTVTEPPPPAPVPTHEAPPPAPGTTTAPPTTTTTQAGPRQVTYSVTGTKAPGDIITITYVDGNGNRRTLRNVYIPWTFTMTPISNSDVGSVEASSLFLVSRLNCSITASDGTVLSSNANNSAQTAC encoded by the coding sequence ATGAGCGGGCCGAATCCCCCAGAACCGGGTGCCTCCGGTTCTGATCTGCCGGATCAACCCGGAAAACACTCCGCACCTGAGGTTCCGAGTCAGGTAGCGGGCGCAGGCGCGGATGACAGCGAGACGGATTTCTACTCGCAGGCGTACTCCGCGCCGGAGTCGGAGCAGTTCACCAGCGGTCCCTACGTGCCCGCCGATGTGGCGCTCTACGACTACGACGACTACGACCCGGCGACCGAACTGGTCGACACTGGTCCTCCGCCGCGCTGGCCGTGGGTGGTCGGTATCACCGCCATCATCGCGGCGGTAGCCCTGGTGACTTCGGTAGGCGTCCTGGTTTCGCGCGACGACGACACCACCAACCTGGCAACCCCGCAGCCGAGCAGCACCACGTCGGCGCCGCCGGTGCAGGACGAGATCACCACGACGACTCCACCGCCGCCTCCTCCGCCCACATCGGAGGAGGTGCCGCCTCCGCCGCCCCCGGAGACGGTGACGGTTACCGAACCGCCGCCCCCTGCGCCCGTGCCGACCCACGAGGCGCCCCCGCCGGCCCCAGGTACGACGACGGCGCCGCCGACCACCACCACGACGCAGGCCGGGCCGCGTCAGGTCACGTATTCCGTGACGGGTACCAAGGCGCCGGGTGACATCATCACGATCACCTACGTGGACGGGAACGGAAACCGGCGCACGCTGCGCAACGTCTACATCCCGTGGACCTTCACGATGACCCCGATCTCCAACTCGGATGTCGGCTCGGTCGAGGCGTCCAGTCTGTTCCTGGTCAGCAGACTGAACTGCTCGATCACGGCCAGCGACGGTACGGTCCTCTCGTCGAACGCCAACAACTCGGCCCAGACTGCCTGCTGA
- a CDS encoding carbohydrate kinase family protein, giving the protein MTIAVTGSIATDHLMRFPGKFSEQLLADHLQKVSLSFLVDDLVIHRGGVAGNMAFAIGILGGDVALVGAAGQDFGEYRAWLEGANVDCGSVLISDSAYTARFVCTTDEDMAQIASFYPGAMSEARNISLADLVARVGKPELVIIGANDPEAMFLHTEECRKLGLAFAADPSQQLARLSGEEIRQLINRAAYLFTNDYEWDLLLQKSGWSEAQVMSQIGMRVTTLGAKGVDLVSSDGTFVHVGVVPEKHQADPTGIGDAFRAGFLTGRSAGLGLERSAQLASLVAVLVLEATGPQEWTWDATEAVQRLTDAYGAEAGAEIGKALGN; this is encoded by the coding sequence GTGACCATCGCAGTTACCGGATCCATCGCGACCGACCACCTGATGCGGTTCCCGGGCAAATTCTCCGAGCAACTGCTGGCCGACCACCTGCAGAAGGTGTCGCTGAGCTTCCTGGTCGACGATCTGGTGATCCACCGTGGGGGAGTCGCGGGCAACATGGCCTTCGCGATCGGCATTCTCGGCGGTGACGTGGCCCTCGTCGGGGCCGCAGGTCAGGATTTCGGTGAATACCGGGCCTGGTTGGAAGGCGCCAATGTCGACTGCGGCAGCGTGCTGATCTCCGACAGCGCCTACACCGCCCGCTTCGTCTGCACCACCGATGAGGACATGGCCCAGATCGCCTCGTTCTACCCCGGTGCCATGTCGGAAGCCCGCAACATCTCCCTGGCCGATCTGGTGGCCCGCGTCGGGAAACCGGAGTTGGTGATCATCGGCGCCAACGACCCCGAGGCGATGTTCCTGCACACCGAGGAGTGCCGCAAGCTCGGCCTGGCCTTCGCCGCCGACCCGTCCCAGCAGTTGGCCCGGCTCTCCGGCGAGGAGATCCGCCAGCTCATCAACCGCGCCGCCTACCTGTTCACCAACGACTACGAGTGGGACCTGCTGCTGCAGAAGTCGGGGTGGAGCGAGGCCCAGGTGATGAGCCAGATCGGCATGCGCGTCACCACCCTCGGCGCCAAGGGCGTCGACCTGGTCAGCTCCGACGGCACGTTCGTGCATGTCGGCGTGGTGCCGGAAAAGCATCAGGCCGATCCCACCGGTATCGGCGACGCGTTCCGGGCGGGCTTCCTGACCGGTCGCAGTGCGGGATTGGGCCTGGAGCGCTCGGCTCAGCTGGCATCCCTGGTCGCGGTCCTGGTGCTCGAGGCGACCGGTCCGCAGGAATGGACCTGGGACGCGACCGAGGCAGTGCAGCGGCTCACCGACGCCTACGGTGCCGAGGCAGGCGCCGAGATCGGCAAGGCGCTCGGTAACTAG
- a CDS encoding cytochrome c oxidase subunit 4, producing MHIEARLFEILTAFFALSAVVYAVLTAMFATGGVEWAGTTALALTTGLTLIIGTFFRFVARRLDTRPEDYEDAEISDGAGELGFFSPHSWWPILIALAFSVVAVGTALWLPWLMVAGICFVLTAVGGLVFEYYWGAEKH from the coding sequence ATGCATATTGAAGCTCGACTGTTCGAGATCCTCACCGCGTTCTTCGCGCTGTCGGCGGTGGTGTACGCCGTATTGACGGCGATGTTCGCCACCGGTGGCGTGGAGTGGGCCGGTACCACCGCGCTCGCTCTCACCACCGGACTGACCCTGATCATCGGCACGTTCTTCCGCTTCGTGGCGCGGCGTCTCGACACCCGCCCCGAAGACTACGAAGATGCCGAGATCAGCGACGGCGCAGGGGAACTGGGTTTCTTCTCGCCGCACAGCTGGTGGCCGATCCTGATCGCGCTGGCCTTCTCGGTCGTTGCGGTGGGCACCGCCCTGTGGCTGCCCTGGTTGATGGTCGCCGGCATCTGCTTCGTGCTGACAGCGGTTGGCGGCCTGGTCTTCGAGTACTACTGGGGTGCTGAGAAGCACTGA
- a CDS encoding HesB/IscA family protein — protein sequence MTVQDATSTETHGATLSDAAATKAKALLDQEGRDDLALRIAVQPGGCAGLRYNLFFDDRTLDGDLNAEFGGVRLVVDRMSAPYIQGATIDFVDSIEKQGFTIDNPNATGSCACGDSFN from the coding sequence ATGACTGTTCAGGACGCCACTTCCACCGAAACCCACGGTGCGACCCTGTCCGATGCTGCGGCGACGAAGGCGAAGGCGCTGCTGGACCAGGAAGGCCGCGACGACCTCGCGCTGCGTATCGCGGTGCAGCCGGGCGGCTGCGCCGGCCTGCGCTACAACTTGTTCTTCGACGACCGCACCCTCGACGGTGACCTCAACGCCGAGTTCGGCGGCGTGAGGCTGGTCGTGGACCGGATGAGCGCGCCGTATATCCAGGGCGCCACCATCGACTTCGTCGACTCCATCGAGAAGCAGGGCTTCACGATCGACAACCCGAACGCCACCGGCTCCTGCGCCTGCGGCGACTCCTTCAACTGA
- a CDS encoding Rv0361 family membrane protein, with amino-acid sequence MTGSYQYPEQIPPQQYPQPAPTAPSAYPGTLPPPVPYPKRRRWPKILAALLVVAALGGVLTAVLVTGRRGASAPVVVSDAQAKAAIQEYLDALIDGDGETIARHTLCGLYDGVKDRRADLAVASLASDAFRKQFSHVEVTAIDMNVPWSATQTQVLFTMRVAPASGSARGQRPMNEEQQGVAQLLVQRDGKNEHILVCSYVLRTSGLF; translated from the coding sequence ATGACTGGTTCCTACCAGTACCCCGAGCAGATTCCGCCGCAGCAGTATCCCCAACCGGCGCCGACCGCGCCGTCTGCCTACCCCGGGACACTGCCGCCACCGGTGCCCTACCCGAAGCGGCGGCGCTGGCCGAAAATTCTGGCCGCCCTGCTGGTGGTGGCGGCGCTGGGAGGTGTGCTCACCGCGGTGCTGGTCACCGGCCGCCGCGGAGCTTCGGCACCGGTGGTGGTCTCCGACGCGCAGGCGAAGGCCGCGATCCAGGAATACCTGGACGCACTGATCGACGGGGACGGCGAAACGATCGCGCGGCACACCCTGTGCGGGTTGTACGACGGGGTCAAGGACCGTCGGGCTGACCTCGCGGTGGCCAGTCTGGCCAGCGACGCATTCCGCAAGCAGTTCAGCCATGTCGAGGTGACAGCCATCGACATGAACGTGCCGTGGTCGGCCACCCAAACCCAGGTGCTGTTCACCATGCGGGTGGCGCCGGCCAGCGGGTCCGCACGCGGACAACGCCCGATGAATGAGGAACAGCAGGGCGTGGCGCAGCTACTGGTGCAGAGGGACGGGAAGAACGAGCACATTCTGGTGTGCTCGTATGTGCTGCGCACCAGCGGCCTGTTTTGA